A single genomic interval of uncultured Pseudodesulfovibrio sp. harbors:
- a CDS encoding XdhC family aldehyde oxidoreductase maturation factor yields MKAFVRSVCGLIEQDENFVMATVVESSGSTPRSSGAKMAVRRDGSILGTVGGGLVEAMACKDGRKMIDSADGQAQLSFVDMTQELAANSDMICGGGLSVLLEVVHADGPCASAYRQLDELLRSGRESVLLTSFDGTDSSCAVKHEVVTDGACSSMCQQAMDAGSVCFEKNESDMTLAEPFIPPAPLYIFGAGHVSLFTAKVGAMVGFRTVVLDDRDDFANETRFPDADEVIVLPSFDGCCDDLEIGEDAYIVIVTRGHLHDRNVLAEALRTKAKYIGMIGSKKKRDKIYDSLLSDGFTQADIDRCHCPIGLSIGAQTPEEIGVCIGGELIQVRSGYGQ; encoded by the coding sequence ATGAAGGCTTTTGTACGTTCCGTATGCGGACTTATTGAGCAGGATGAAAATTTTGTCATGGCGACCGTGGTCGAAAGTTCCGGCTCCACGCCGCGTTCTTCCGGTGCGAAAATGGCGGTGCGCCGGGACGGCAGCATCCTCGGTACCGTGGGCGGCGGTCTTGTCGAGGCAATGGCCTGCAAGGATGGCCGCAAGATGATTGATTCCGCCGACGGGCAGGCCCAGCTTTCTTTTGTGGACATGACACAGGAGCTTGCTGCCAATTCGGATATGATCTGTGGTGGCGGGCTGTCTGTCCTGCTTGAGGTCGTGCATGCGGACGGTCCCTGTGCATCGGCGTATCGGCAACTGGACGAGTTGCTGCGGAGCGGGCGTGAATCTGTTCTGCTGACGTCCTTTGACGGGACTGATTCTTCGTGTGCGGTGAAACACGAGGTTGTCACGGACGGCGCGTGTTCTTCGATGTGCCAGCAGGCCATGGATGCCGGTTCTGTCTGTTTCGAGAAAAATGAATCCGACATGACGCTGGCCGAGCCGTTCATCCCCCCGGCACCGCTGTATATTTTTGGAGCCGGACATGTCTCTCTGTTTACCGCAAAGGTCGGGGCCATGGTCGGTTTCCGTACTGTCGTACTTGATGACCGGGACGATTTTGCCAATGAAACCCGTTTCCCTGATGCCGATGAAGTGATTGTCCTGCCTTCATTTGACGGGTGTTGCGACGATCTGGAGATCGGTGAGGACGCATATATCGTCATTGTCACTCGCGGCCATCTGCATGACCGCAACGTGCTTGCCGAGGCCCTTCGCACCAAGGCGAAATACATCGGCATGATCGGCAGCAAGAAGAAGCGTGACAAGATTTATGATTCGCTGCTTTCGGACGGATTCACGCAGGCGGATATTGACCGCTGTCATTGCCCGATCGGCCTGTCCATCGGCGCGCAGACGCCGGAAGAGATTGGTGTCTGCATCGGTGGCGAACTCATTCAGGTCAGGTCGGGATACGGGCAGTGA
- a CDS encoding DVU_1551 family NTP transferase yields MNDVAAIIPAAGLSSRMGRFKPLLPLGGGTVLSSCIDVFKANGIERILVVTGKRADEVSEAAERSGAVTVYNESYEQGMFSSVLKGLGALDGVSAFFMLPVDIPLLRRETVARLLQEFKRCSPTILYPCFLGERGHPPIISRTLLPDIFAHDGAGGLRTVLDRHEPGARDLNVADFGVGHDLDCPADYELALSRAGTGYPCEEECRQLWEMYSLPFDIIRHCQAVSCVAEALADNLNTRGGKSMLDPALVRGAALTHDIGKGSRRHEAEGAEYLHTHGFHVAADIVLEHSDLVLESDAPITEKEVVFLADKLVQGERPSQLESRYMAKMDLYGHEPDAKQAILGRLARAQVVLARFDREMTVPAEKLAREVLE; encoded by the coding sequence GTGAACGACGTCGCGGCGATAATTCCTGCTGCGGGGTTGTCCTCGCGCATGGGACGGTTCAAGCCTCTGCTGCCGCTCGGGGGCGGGACCGTGCTGTCGTCGTGTATTGATGTTTTCAAGGCCAATGGTATCGAAAGGATTCTGGTGGTCACCGGAAAGCGGGCTGACGAAGTGTCGGAGGCGGCAGAGCGGTCCGGCGCTGTCACTGTCTATAATGAATCGTATGAACAGGGGATGTTTTCCTCGGTATTGAAAGGGCTTGGCGCGCTTGATGGTGTGTCGGCCTTTTTCATGTTGCCTGTTGATATACCGTTGTTGCGGCGCGAAACCGTGGCGCGGTTGCTTCAAGAGTTCAAGCGGTGCAGCCCAACCATCCTGTACCCCTGTTTTCTGGGAGAACGTGGGCATCCACCGATCATCAGCCGGACGCTTCTGCCGGACATCTTCGCGCATGATGGTGCGGGGGGCTTGCGGACCGTGCTGGACAGACATGAGCCCGGTGCGCGTGATCTGAATGTGGCTGATTTCGGGGTGGGGCATGACCTTGACTGCCCTGCGGATTACGAATTGGCGTTGTCTCGCGCCGGAACGGGGTATCCCTGTGAGGAGGAGTGTCGCCAGTTGTGGGAGATGTATTCGCTGCCGTTCGATATAATTCGGCATTGTCAGGCGGTTTCGTGCGTGGCCGAGGCTTTGGCCGACAATCTGAATACTCGGGGGGGGAAATCGATGCTTGATCCGGCGTTGGTTCGGGGGGCGGCATTGACCCATGACATAGGCAAAGGATCAAGGCGTCATGAAGCCGAGGGTGCCGAGTATCTGCATACGCATGGTTTTCATGTCGCCGCTGATATCGTTCTGGAACACTCCGACCTTGTGCTTGAATCGGATGCGCCCATCACGGAAAAGGAAGTGGTTTTCCTTGCCGACAAGCTGGTGCAGGGAGAAAGACCGTCTCAGCTGGAATCCCGGTACATGGCGAAAATGGATTTGTATGGTCATGAACCGGATGCGAAGCAGGCCATACTGGGAAGACTTGCACGGGCACAGGTTGTCCTTGCCCGTTTTGACCGGGAGATGACGGTGCCTGCCGAAAAGCTTGCACGGGAGGTGCTTGAATGA
- a CDS encoding histidine phosphatase family protein, which yields MIVLMRHARTEGGEGRCIGRTPIPLSDEGRRQSVCIAEVLHNAGFARLCCSPSLRALDTISPLAERIDSGVDILPALDEIDMGEWDGLLFDDVRSRYAEQYGERGKCFADFRPPNGENFNDVADRAVSVLQDLAAGPQSVLAVTHAGVLRAVQCRLTGHPMDDLFHFKPKYGCCTLLESKNGELRFVKGNVLPQVLFHFL from the coding sequence ATGATCGTGCTCATGCGTCATGCGCGGACAGAAGGCGGGGAAGGGCGATGTATCGGACGTACGCCGATACCGCTTTCCGATGAGGGAAGGCGACAGTCCGTCTGCATTGCCGAGGTGTTGCACAATGCCGGTTTCGCCCGGTTGTGTTGCAGTCCTTCCCTGCGGGCATTGGATACGATTTCGCCGCTTGCCGAGCGCATAGATTCAGGTGTGGATATCCTTCCGGCACTGGATGAAATCGACATGGGTGAATGGGACGGCCTGCTGTTTGACGATGTTCGCAGCAGATATGCCGAGCAGTATGGCGAGCGGGGAAAGTGTTTTGCGGATTTTCGTCCGCCGAACGGGGAAAATTTCAATGACGTTGCCGATCGTGCTGTCTCGGTATTGCAGGATTTGGCCGCTGGCCCCCAGTCCGTACTCGCCGTGACGCATGCCGGGGTGCTTCGTGCCGTGCAATGCCGCCTGACCGGGCATCCCATGGATGATCTGTTTCATTTCAAACCGAAATACGGTTGCTGTACTCTTCTTGAATCCAAGAATGGCGAACTGCGGTTTGTCAAAGGCAATGTCCTGCCTCAGGTTCTATTCCATTTTCTGTAA
- a CDS encoding DUF364 domain-containing protein, whose product MKTILETVRDKAVALWETEDILNERITVSAGPLSVKEAIGEPEEQDFPIQQGKEKLMEARFREARGQAFTDHYGNYSGTLTEVAALPLDNNFNRAILVSTVNAVSRSLGQAEGTIHCKDSGPKECSTQIFDCIRKKHGNCKITIIGFQPALAEALNKETEVRLIDLDPDNVGQIKRGVLVEGGDATQEAIGWCDLLLVTGTTLANSTIDMFLTDKPVLFYGTTISGAASLMGWERFCPMSS is encoded by the coding sequence ATGAAGACAATACTGGAAACTGTACGTGACAAGGCTGTGGCACTCTGGGAAACAGAGGATATACTGAACGAAAGAATCACCGTTTCCGCCGGTCCGCTGAGTGTGAAAGAAGCCATCGGAGAACCCGAGGAGCAGGACTTCCCCATCCAGCAGGGCAAGGAAAAACTCATGGAAGCGCGCTTCCGTGAAGCACGAGGACAGGCCTTCACGGATCATTACGGCAATTACTCCGGCACACTGACCGAAGTGGCGGCGCTTCCGCTGGACAACAACTTCAACCGCGCCATACTCGTCTCAACGGTCAACGCGGTTTCCCGCTCGCTGGGACAGGCCGAAGGCACCATTCACTGCAAGGACTCAGGCCCGAAGGAATGCTCGACACAGATTTTCGACTGCATCCGCAAAAAGCACGGCAACTGCAAGATCACCATCATCGGTTTTCAGCCCGCGCTCGCCGAAGCACTCAACAAGGAAACCGAGGTCCGGCTCATCGACCTCGACCCGGACAACGTGGGACAGATCAAACGCGGCGTGCTCGTGGAAGGCGGCGACGCCACGCAAGAAGCCATCGGCTGGTGCGACCTGCTGCTCGTCACAGGCACGACCCTTGCCAACAGCACCATCGACATGTTCCTGACCGACAAACCCGTGCTGTTTTACGGTACCACCATATCCGGAGCCGCCAGCCTCATGGGCTGGGAACGCTTCTGCCCGATGAGCAGCTAG
- a CDS encoding ABC transporter permease subunit has product MNFFDILVQPETTAPLKLTLKVLAVSGALHLVCGILLGYYLTGRKSVMRSAVDFMVTLPLVFPPIATGFILLMLLGRAGLIGQVLPVDIVFSFPGVVLAAFVAGLPLMVKPVEAALRGDVRKLAEASKVLGKNDWQTFWLVLLPNVRRNVASGWFLALGRSLGEVGITLMLGGNIIGKTNTLSLEIYNAVFSGEFERALVLSAIIGLFSLTIFIALKRLSAV; this is encoded by the coding sequence ATGAACTTTTTCGATATCCTGGTACAGCCGGAAACAACGGCACCACTGAAACTGACCCTCAAGGTTCTGGCGGTTTCCGGTGCGCTGCATCTGGTCTGCGGCATCCTGCTCGGTTATTACCTGACCGGCAGAAAAAGCGTCATGCGGTCCGCAGTGGACTTCATGGTCACACTGCCGCTTGTATTCCCGCCCATCGCCACCGGCTTCATCCTCCTTATGCTGCTCGGGCGTGCGGGACTGATCGGGCAGGTACTTCCGGTCGATATCGTGTTCAGCTTCCCCGGCGTGGTTCTGGCGGCGTTTGTGGCCGGACTGCCGCTCATGGTCAAGCCGGTGGAAGCTGCCCTTCGCGGAGATGTCCGCAAACTTGCCGAGGCTTCGAAGGTACTCGGGAAAAATGACTGGCAGACATTCTGGCTCGTCCTGCTGCCCAATGTACGGCGCAATGTGGCGTCCGGCTGGTTCCTCGCCCTTGGCCGTTCACTCGGCGAGGTCGGCATCACCCTCATGCTGGGCGGCAACATCATCGGCAAGACCAACACCCTGTCCCTTGAAATATACAACGCCGTATTCAGCGGCGAATTCGAACGGGCACTGGTCCTGTCGGCCATTATCGGACTCTTTTCACTCACCATTTTCATTGCATTGAAACGGCTTTCAGCCGTATAG
- the modA gene encoding molybdate ABC transporter substrate-binding protein, which produces MKAIRTLLVSAFIVLTLSSVALADNAVLASGGGYKKMVNALNAAYKQKTGHSVDLIYGNMARVTTQAKQSGKVDIVLGDRTFLTKAELPLENELELGRGKLVLAFAKQSTFSAVTDLDNPEAGRIALPDTQKAIYGKAARQYLTTTKRLPGIKPRLVEVATVPQVFSYLTTKEVDMGFMNLTHTLNVADKLGGYIILNEKDYSPIKIIAAPLKTREHTAETADFLRFLETPEAKVIIRNNGL; this is translated from the coding sequence ATGAAAGCCATTCGTACGCTGCTTGTCAGCGCATTCATTGTCCTCACCCTTTCCTCCGTCGCCCTTGCCGACAACGCGGTTCTCGCATCCGGCGGCGGCTACAAGAAAATGGTCAATGCCCTCAATGCCGCCTACAAACAAAAAACAGGCCACTCTGTCGATCTCATTTACGGCAACATGGCCCGCGTCACCACACAGGCAAAGCAGAGCGGTAAAGTCGATATCGTTCTTGGTGACAGGACATTTCTGACCAAGGCGGAACTGCCGCTCGAAAATGAACTGGAACTCGGACGCGGCAAACTGGTTCTGGCATTTGCCAAACAGAGCACATTCTCCGCAGTCACAGATCTGGATAATCCGGAAGCCGGACGGATCGCACTGCCGGATACGCAAAAAGCCATCTATGGCAAGGCCGCACGGCAGTACCTGACGACCACGAAGAGGCTCCCCGGCATCAAGCCCAGACTGGTGGAAGTCGCCACCGTTCCGCAGGTCTTTTCCTACCTGACGACCAAGGAAGTGGATATGGGATTCATGAACCTCACCCATACGCTCAACGTCGCAGACAAACTGGGCGGCTACATCATTCTTAATGAAAAGGACTACTCCCCGATCAAGATCATTGCCGCTCCCCTGAAAACCCGTGAACACACGGCTGAAACGGCTGACTTCCTGCGTTTCCTTGAAACTCCGGAAGCAAAGGTCATCATCAGGAACAACGGCCTGTAA
- a CDS encoding ATP-binding cassette domain-containing protein — protein MTLTVNIAKQLEHYELRTDFSCPAGELTAIVGPSGAGKTTLVRTIAGLEHPDRGTIALGDTLWTDTNTNHCVPTHKRKIGLVFQDYTLFPHMTVRQNITFGAQKPDTADSLMRAFEISHLKNKRPDTISGGERQRTAFCQALAREPDLLLLDEPFSALDVATRKYLCSLLAEMKKDLGIPILHVTHDLNEADRLGDRVIAVEKGRITPDWLTRQQRPQEQALSVSPLYS, from the coding sequence ATGACACTGACAGTCAACATAGCAAAGCAACTGGAGCATTACGAACTGAGGACGGATTTCTCCTGTCCAGCCGGTGAATTGACTGCAATCGTCGGCCCCTCCGGTGCTGGAAAGACAACACTCGTCAGGACCATCGCAGGACTGGAGCATCCGGACCGGGGAACGATAGCCCTTGGCGATACCCTATGGACTGACACGAACACGAACCATTGTGTCCCCACTCATAAAAGAAAAATCGGACTGGTCTTTCAGGACTACACCCTTTTCCCGCACATGACGGTCCGTCAGAACATCACCTTTGGCGCGCAGAAACCGGACACGGCGGACAGTCTGATGCGGGCCTTTGAAATCAGCCATCTGAAGAACAAGAGACCCGACACCATTTCCGGCGGAGAAAGGCAGCGAACCGCCTTCTGTCAGGCACTCGCACGCGAACCCGACCTGCTGCTGCTTGATGAACCGTTTTCGGCGCTTGATGTTGCCACGCGCAAATACCTCTGTTCTTTGCTTGCGGAAATGAAAAAAGACCTTGGAATCCCCATTCTGCACGTAACACACGACCTCAACGAGGCCGACCGCCTCGGCGATAGGGTCATCGCCGTTGAAAAGGGGCGCATCACACCGGATTGGCTGACCCGCCAACAGCGTCCCCAGGAACAAGCCCTTTCCGTTTCACCCCTCTACTCTTAA
- a CDS encoding TOBE domain-containing protein: MNDTKISGKVSPQDVFSVSDEVNYLEPSQLAGFEKSFLQWKNAASRADSVRARGRMWLLFLLLRHSGARLGEVLALDDSCAFESEGSVVCFGRADRVRRVPLPDDLFSEITEALESPMGCGLRGQFFHVDPGYFRRICYARGRECGLPKALACPRALRNTRAVELLRGGVPITVVKEILGQSSLNLTAGFQQFSQGEAASIVRTAQQAMCKQTSARNAFVGTVIDVERDSIMSQVVMETRTGVRISAVITTESQRNLKIVPGSPVIATIKAPLVNVLSCDGLPAGSARNRLRATVLRATHSPVLSEVIGRLDDGTEVCALISAESTKNLALESGDEVEFWFKALSVVLNTVQL; encoded by the coding sequence ATGAACGACACCAAGATATCCGGTAAAGTCTCGCCTCAGGACGTTTTCAGTGTTTCTGACGAGGTGAATTATCTCGAACCTTCGCAGCTTGCGGGGTTCGAAAAGTCATTTCTGCAATGGAAGAATGCCGCCAGTCGTGCGGACAGCGTTCGCGCCAGAGGGCGGATGTGGCTTCTGTTTTTGCTGTTGAGGCATTCGGGAGCACGGTTGGGGGAAGTGCTGGCGCTGGATGATTCGTGTGCCTTTGAATCCGAAGGTTCGGTGGTCTGTTTCGGACGGGCGGACAGGGTGCGGAGGGTCCCACTTCCCGATGACCTGTTTTCCGAGATAACCGAAGCCCTGGAAAGCCCGATGGGATGTGGACTGCGCGGGCAGTTTTTTCATGTGGACCCCGGATATTTCCGGCGTATCTGCTATGCCCGCGGCAGGGAGTGCGGCCTGCCCAAGGCATTGGCATGTCCAAGGGCGCTGCGAAATACGCGGGCTGTCGAATTGCTTCGCGGTGGTGTTCCCATCACCGTGGTCAAGGAAATCCTCGGTCAGTCTTCACTCAATCTTACGGCGGGATTTCAACAGTTCTCTCAAGGTGAGGCCGCGTCAATCGTTCGGACTGCACAGCAGGCAATGTGCAAGCAGACCAGTGCGCGCAATGCCTTTGTCGGTACTGTGATCGACGTTGAACGGGACTCGATCATGTCGCAGGTCGTTATGGAGACGCGAACGGGCGTGCGGATCAGCGCGGTCATTACGACAGAAAGTCAGCGCAATCTGAAAATCGTTCCGGGGAGTCCCGTCATCGCGACAATCAAGGCTCCGCTGGTCAACGTTCTTTCATGTGACGGGCTTCCTGCGGGAAGTGCGCGGAATCGTCTCCGGGCGACTGTCCTTCGTGCCACCCATTCTCCGGTGCTGTCGGAAGTGATAGGCCGGTTGGATGACGGCACTGAAGTGTGTGCCCTTATCTCGGCCGAAAGTACGAAAAACCTCGCCCTCGAGTCCGGGGATGAAGTGGAATTCTGGTTCAAGGCCCTGTCCGTGGTCTTGAATACTGTTCAGTTGTAA
- the tsaA gene encoding tRNA (N6-threonylcarbamoyladenosine(37)-N6)-methyltransferase TrmO, whose protein sequence is MDSIEFNPIGTIHTPFKKLGDMPIQPTGAKDVVGEVHLREELAAGLQDLDGFSHIHLIYHFHQNTDYELTVIPFMDTVKRGLFSTRAPRRPNMIGMSIVCLEKIEGNILHIRGIDVLDGTPLLDIKPYVAKFDAPSADRFGWLDENAHKAETIRSDKRFADK, encoded by the coding sequence ATGGATTCCATAGAATTCAATCCGATAGGAACCATACATACTCCCTTCAAGAAATTGGGAGACATGCCCATCCAGCCCACCGGGGCAAAGGACGTCGTTGGAGAAGTCCATCTACGAGAAGAGTTGGCGGCAGGGCTTCAGGATCTGGACGGATTCTCGCATATCCACCTGATCTACCACTTCCACCAGAACACGGATTACGAACTGACCGTCATCCCTTTCATGGACACCGTAAAGCGCGGCCTGTTCTCCACACGCGCACCACGCCGCCCGAACATGATCGGCATGTCCATTGTCTGTCTGGAGAAAATCGAAGGCAACATCCTGCATATCCGGGGAATCGACGTTCTCGACGGCACCCCCCTGCTGGACATCAAACCATATGTAGCCAAATTCGATGCGCCCTCTGCGGACCGCTTCGGCTGGCTGGATGAAAACGCCCACAAGGCCGAGACAATTCGATCCGACAAACGGTTCGCAGATAAATAG
- a CDS encoding ATP-binding cassette domain-containing protein has translation MSFLRVEDMHINLGEFSLKGVSIELGRGEYHTIMGPTGAGKTILLECIIGFYRPKKGRVFLDGRDITDDPPEKRRIGIVYQDYALLPHKDVFSNIEYGLKKIDRDKESRRQKILKMAENLNISHILHRKPPTLSGGEQQRTALARALVVEPRLLLMDEPLSALDPQTRQTTRSLLRNIMRDTDITVLHITHDMDDVWALADRVAIMRNGKLEQHDTMQCVFNRPNSRFIADFVGATIYDGTVLPGCNGRCNVDIQGLQLSTIDHAKEGEQVRVALRPENVMVFQERPEKTSIQNLVQATLEDYYKEGVLYHLTFRSGEVCIPAVVTSSAFQELNLERKSTSFLGVKAANVKLA, from the coding sequence ATGAGTTTCTTACGCGTGGAAGACATGCACATCAATCTCGGTGAATTCTCTCTCAAGGGCGTTTCCATCGAGCTTGGACGAGGCGAGTACCATACGATCATGGGACCGACCGGCGCTGGCAAAACCATTCTGCTGGAATGCATCATCGGTTTCTATCGTCCGAAAAAAGGACGCGTTTTCCTTGACGGACGCGATATCACCGACGATCCGCCTGAAAAAAGACGCATCGGCATCGTATATCAGGATTATGCCCTGCTCCCGCACAAGGACGTATTCAGCAACATTGAATACGGGCTGAAAAAGATCGACCGGGACAAGGAAAGCAGACGGCAAAAGATACTGAAAATGGCCGAGAACCTGAACATCAGCCACATTCTGCACCGCAAGCCCCCCACCCTGTCCGGCGGCGAGCAACAGCGTACGGCCCTTGCCCGCGCACTGGTGGTCGAACCGCGGCTTCTGCTCATGGATGAACCGCTGTCCGCGCTTGATCCGCAAACCCGGCAGACCACCCGTTCGCTGCTGCGTAACATCATGCGCGACACCGACATCACCGTTCTGCACATCACGCATGACATGGACGACGTATGGGCGCTGGCTGACCGTGTGGCAATCATGCGTAACGGCAAACTGGAACAGCACGACACCATGCAATGCGTGTTCAACCGCCCAAATAGCCGGTTTATCGCGGATTTTGTCGGCGCAACCATCTATGACGGCACGGTTCTGCCCGGTTGCAACGGCCGTTGCAACGTGGATATCCAAGGCTTGCAGCTATCCACGATCGACCACGCAAAAGAGGGCGAACAGGTCCGTGTTGCACTTCGCCCGGAAAACGTGATGGTTTTTCAGGAACGTCCGGAGAAAACTTCCATACAAAACCTTGTGCAGGCGACACTTGAGGATTATTACAAGGAAGGCGTGCTGTACCACCTCACTTTCCGAAGCGGCGAGGTATGCATCCCGGCGGTTGTCACTTCCAGCGCCTTTCAGGAGCTGAATCTGGAACGCAAAAGCACATCATTCCTCGGCGTCAAGGCAGCCAACGTCAAACTCGCATAA
- a CDS encoding ABC transporter permease, producing MRKIGPFKAGLLFSSFLITGLLICAIGALFMVPTFEDVMANVWNEEMRLSLKLSLVTGFISTFLVMAFALPIGFTLSRLDFWGKGIVKTILDLPVAFPELVLGLCLLLLFGKTPIGKALSAIGLDFVFTQKGVVAAQFFTALPYSVRIMKSTFDYINPRMEFVSRSLGYTQFETFIRVSLPLAGNGILASTVIAFARCIGTFGTVLILAGGSYMRTETLPITLYLNISYGNMGMALTSGIMLVAVSFIAIFIFEKTEAKL from the coding sequence ATGCGTAAAATAGGCCCATTCAAGGCCGGACTTCTTTTCAGTTCGTTTCTCATCACAGGGCTTCTGATCTGCGCGATCGGGGCCCTGTTCATGGTGCCGACTTTTGAAGATGTCATGGCAAATGTCTGGAACGAGGAAATGCGGCTCTCGCTGAAACTTTCGCTCGTAACGGGTTTCATTTCCACCTTTCTGGTCATGGCGTTCGCATTGCCCATCGGTTTTACCCTGTCCCGGCTCGACTTCTGGGGAAAAGGTATCGTGAAGACCATTCTCGACCTTCCGGTCGCCTTTCCCGAACTGGTCCTCGGCCTGTGCCTGCTGCTCCTGTTCGGCAAGACTCCGATAGGCAAGGCGCTCAGTGCCATTGGACTGGACTTCGTCTTTACCCAGAAAGGCGTGGTAGCGGCCCAGTTTTTCACGGCCCTACCCTATTCCGTCCGCATCATGAAATCGACCTTCGACTACATCAACCCGCGAATGGAATTCGTATCCAGAAGCCTCGGATACACGCAGTTCGAGACATTCATCAGGGTCTCCCTGCCTCTGGCCGGTAACGGCATTCTCGCCTCAACCGTCATTGCCTTTGCGCGCTGCATCGGCACATTCGGCACCGTTCTCATCCTCGCAGGCGGTTCGTACATGCGCACCGAGACCCTGCCGATCACGCTGTACCTGAACATTTCCTACGGAAACATGGGCATGGCCCTGACCAGCGGAATCATGCTTGTCGCGGTGTCATTCATCGCCATCTTCATCTTTGAAAAGACGGAAGCAAAACTATGA
- the modA gene encoding molybdate ABC transporter substrate-binding protein produces the protein MSRRIIALISCLFLFTLCLSSTVYAENLKIFSGAGLMKPMEELRQNFEKKHNVTIDVHYGSSGEIFGMLGVGQTCDVFIPGAEKYTKDAIKNGWIDQSTMKTIVKHVPVIVVPSGNPANIKSLDDLTRPGVKVALGDPKAAAIGKVAKKMLTKAGLWDAVKPNVVVFTPTANQLLIYAALDQANATINWLDVTTWAEGKGKVSTVAIDAKRNLIKTIPTAVHISAKDNPLAIQLNDYIASEDGLKIWEKWGFERCVK, from the coding sequence ATGTCCCGCCGTATTATTGCCCTCATTTCCTGTCTTTTTCTCTTTACGCTCTGTCTGTCCTCAACCGTCTACGCCGAAAACCTGAAAATTTTCTCAGGCGCAGGCCTCATGAAGCCCATGGAAGAGCTTCGCCAGAATTTTGAAAAGAAGCACAACGTGACCATCGACGTCCACTACGGCAGTTCCGGCGAAATCTTCGGAATGCTCGGCGTGGGCCAGACCTGCGACGTCTTTATTCCCGGCGCTGAAAAATACACCAAGGACGCCATCAAAAACGGCTGGATTGACCAGTCCACCATGAAAACCATCGTCAAGCATGTGCCGGTCATCGTCGTGCCGAGCGGCAACCCCGCAAACATCAAATCCCTGGACGATCTGACCCGGCCGGGAGTCAAAGTGGCCCTCGGCGACCCCAAAGCCGCCGCAATCGGCAAGGTCGCCAAGAAAATGCTGACCAAGGCGGGTCTGTGGGACGCGGTCAAACCCAACGTGGTGGTCTTCACCCCCACCGCCAACCAGTTGCTCATCTACGCGGCACTGGATCAGGCCAATGCAACGATCAACTGGCTGGACGTCACCACATGGGCTGAAGGAAAAGGCAAAGTCAGCACCGTGGCCATTGATGCAAAGCGCAATCTCATCAAGACCATCCCCACGGCCGTTCACATCTCTGCAAAGGACAACCCGCTCGCCATCCAGCTCAATGACTACATCGCATCCGAAGACGGCTTGAAAATATGGGAAAAATGGGGCTTTGAACGATGCGTAAAATAG